A stretch of Bradyrhizobium diazoefficiens DNA encodes these proteins:
- a CDS encoding tetratricopeptide repeat protein: MRQRFRPARLLASASLIALVAASLGGCTAMSKLSDVTGSIGPKAEAAPADPAQAAEAYGERYRANPKDAAAALAYGQALRANGQRAQAAAVLEQATLANPGYKPLLAQYGRALADNGNFQQAFDVLSKAHSPDNPDWRLLSVQGTTLDQMGRHDEARAYYASALKIAPGDPGVLSNLGLSYMLTKQLPKAEEALRQAYASPRASARVRQNLALVVGLQGRFAEAETIVRADLPPDQAEANVAYLKDMLNRNDGSRGAPKRTPVASLSQSD, from the coding sequence CTGCCCGGCTTCTTGCCTCCGCCTCGCTGATCGCGCTGGTGGCCGCGAGCCTCGGCGGCTGCACGGCAATGTCAAAGCTCTCCGACGTCACCGGCTCGATCGGTCCGAAGGCGGAAGCCGCCCCGGCCGATCCTGCCCAAGCCGCCGAGGCCTACGGCGAGCGCTACCGTGCCAATCCCAAGGACGCCGCCGCGGCGCTGGCCTATGGCCAGGCCCTGCGCGCCAACGGCCAGCGCGCCCAGGCCGCCGCCGTGCTCGAGCAGGCGACCCTCGCCAATCCCGGCTACAAGCCGCTGCTTGCCCAATACGGCCGCGCGCTCGCCGACAACGGCAATTTCCAGCAGGCCTTCGACGTGCTGTCGAAGGCGCATTCGCCGGACAATCCGGACTGGCGCCTGCTCTCGGTGCAGGGCACCACGCTCGACCAGATGGGCCGTCACGACGAGGCGCGCGCCTATTATGCGAGCGCGCTGAAGATCGCCCCCGGCGATCCCGGCGTGCTCTCCAATCTCGGCCTGTCCTACATGCTGACGAAGCAGCTACCGAAAGCCGAGGAAGCGCTGCGGCAGGCTTACGCTTCGCCGCGCGCAAGCGCCCGGGTGCGGCAGAACCTCGCTTTGGTGGTCGGCCTCCAGGGTCGCTTTGCCGAGGCCGAAACCATCGTCAGGGCCGACCTGCCTCCGGACCAGGCCGAGGCCAATGTCGCCTATCTCAAGGACATGCTGAACCGCAACGATGGCTCGCGCGGCGCCCCGAAGCGGACGCCGGTCGCCTCGCTCAGCCAGTCCGACTGA
- a CDS encoding type II secretion system F family protein → MVDLLITKLHDVHFMTMLLAAIAASATVYTLVMPLFAGEGLSKRMKAVASERERIRQRERERLNKSEKVSLRQTPKQLVSRVVEDFNLTKWLAQEAARDKLIMAGYRGHAPYVTFLFARMVAPLVLFVGSIAYVFLIAHMDRPMPIKIGICVGAAYAGLQAPMLFLRNRISKRQLSIKRAFPDALDLLLICIESGMSVEMAFRKVATEIVGQSIALSEEFTLTTAELSYLQDRKVAYENLARRTGLEGVKSVCLALQQAERYGTPLGQSLRVMAQENRDMRMNEAEKKAAALPPKLTVPMILFFLPVLFVVILGPTGIKISELH, encoded by the coding sequence ATGGTTGATTTGCTCATCACGAAGCTGCACGACGTCCACTTCATGACCATGTTGCTGGCGGCCATCGCCGCCAGCGCCACCGTGTATACGCTGGTGATGCCGCTGTTTGCCGGCGAAGGCCTCTCCAAGCGCATGAAGGCGGTGGCGAGCGAGCGGGAGCGGATCCGGCAGCGCGAGCGCGAACGCCTCAACAAGAGCGAGAAGGTCTCGCTGCGCCAGACGCCGAAGCAGCTGGTCTCCAGGGTCGTCGAGGACTTCAACCTCACCAAATGGCTGGCGCAGGAGGCCGCGCGCGACAAGCTGATCATGGCGGGCTACCGCGGTCATGCCCCTTACGTCACGTTCCTGTTCGCCCGCATGGTGGCCCCGCTCGTGCTGTTCGTCGGCTCGATCGCGTACGTGTTCCTGATTGCCCATATGGACCGTCCGATGCCGATCAAGATCGGTATCTGCGTCGGCGCGGCCTATGCCGGCCTCCAGGCACCAATGCTGTTCCTCAGGAACAGGATCTCGAAGCGCCAGCTCTCGATCAAGCGCGCCTTTCCGGATGCGCTCGACCTGCTGCTGATCTGCATCGAATCCGGCATGTCGGTGGAAATGGCGTTCCGCAAGGTCGCCACAGAAATCGTGGGGCAGTCCATCGCGCTGTCGGAGGAATTCACCCTGACCACCGCCGAGCTGTCCTATTTGCAGGACCGCAAAGTGGCGTACGAAAACCTGGCGAGGCGCACCGGGCTCGAAGGCGTCAAATCAGTGTGTCTGGCGCTTCAGCAGGCGGAACGCTACGGCACCCCGCTCGGCCAATCCCTGCGCGTCATGGCGCAGGAAAACCGCGACATGCGCATGAACGAGGCCGAGAAGAAGGCCGCGGCGCTGCCGCCGAAGCTGACGGTGCCGATGATCCTGTTCTTCCTGCCGGTGCTGTTCGTCGTCATTCTCGGGCCGACCGGCATCAAGATCTCCGAGCTGCATTGA
- a CDS encoding type II secretion system F family protein: protein MNMQVLALAFLATAAVGGLAWVFLYPLLSGERKAEGRRASISRADAPAAKQAEKSQRSRREQVESSLKDLEARRAQEKSVPLHIRLSQAGLDWTPQKFWIVSAVVAGLFFFGALFGGGGLLGAAGLAFAGGFGLPRWALGFLKKRRENQFLKALPDAVDVIVRGIKAGLPLFESIKVVAADAPEPLRSEFLQIIETQAIGMPLGEACTRLYDRMPLPEANFFGIVVSIQQKSGGNLSEALGNLSKVLRDRKKMKEKIQAMSMEAKASAGIIGSLPPIVMFLVYLTTPGYISLLWTHPTGQLMLVGCVVWMSIGIMVMKKMINFDF, encoded by the coding sequence ATGAACATGCAGGTCCTCGCCCTCGCCTTCCTCGCCACCGCCGCCGTCGGCGGCCTCGCCTGGGTCTTCCTCTATCCGCTGCTGTCCGGCGAACGGAAGGCCGAAGGCCGCCGCGCCTCAATCTCGCGCGCCGATGCGCCCGCGGCCAAGCAGGCCGAGAAGAGCCAGCGATCACGCCGTGAGCAGGTCGAGAGCTCGCTCAAGGATCTCGAGGCGAGGCGCGCGCAGGAGAAGAGCGTTCCGCTTCACATCCGCTTGTCGCAGGCCGGGCTCGACTGGACGCCGCAGAAATTCTGGATCGTGTCCGCCGTCGTGGCGGGCCTGTTCTTCTTCGGCGCGCTGTTCGGCGGCGGCGGTCTGCTTGGCGCTGCCGGTCTCGCCTTTGCCGGAGGCTTCGGCCTACCCCGCTGGGCATTGGGTTTCCTGAAGAAGCGCCGCGAAAACCAGTTCCTGAAAGCGCTGCCCGACGCCGTCGACGTCATCGTGCGCGGCATCAAGGCCGGCCTGCCGCTGTTCGAATCCATCAAGGTCGTCGCCGCCGACGCGCCGGAGCCGCTGCGCAGCGAGTTCCTCCAGATCATCGAAACGCAAGCGATCGGCATGCCGCTCGGCGAAGCCTGCACGCGGCTCTACGATCGCATGCCGCTGCCGGAAGCCAACTTCTTCGGCATCGTGGTGTCGATCCAGCAGAAGTCGGGTGGCAACCTCTCCGAAGCGTTGGGCAACCTCTCCAAGGTACTGCGCGATCGCAAGAAGATGAAGGAAAAGATCCAGGCGATGTCGATGGAGGCCAAGGCCTCGGCCGGCATCATCGGCTCACTGCCGCCGATCGTGATGTTCCTCGTCTACCTGACGACGCCCGGCTACATCTCGCTGCTGTGGACCCATCCCACCGGCCAGCTGATGCTGGTCGGCTGCGTCGTCTGGATGTCGATCGGCATCATGGTGATGAAGAAGATGATCAACTTCGATTTTTGA
- a CDS encoding CpaF family protein translates to MFGKRSGTDTDPRAPKPGAVSPEPASAPAPTVSRAPPPPAVASPPLAPSRPAPAMETRRSDNYYEVKATIFGALIEAIDLAQLAKLDSESAREEIRDIVNEIIAIKNIVMSIAEQEELLDDICNDVLGYGPLEPLLARDDIADIMVNGAGTVFIEVNGKIQKTGIRFRDNQQLLNICQRIVSQVGRRVDESSPICDARLADGSRVNAIVPPLAIDGPALTIRKFKKDKLTLDQLVKFGAISPEGAEILQIIGRVRCNVLISGGTGSGKTTLLNCLTNYIEHDERVITCEDAAELQLQQPHVVRLETRPPNIEGEGQVTMRELVRNCLRMRPERIIVGEVRGPEAFDLLQAMNTGHDGSMGTLHANNPREALSRCESMITMGGFSLPSRTIREMICASIDVIVQAARLRDGSRRITHITEVMGMEGDTIITQDVFLYDLVGEDANGKIIGKHRSTGIGRPKFWERARYYGEEKRLAAALDAAEVAPTT, encoded by the coding sequence GTGTTCGGTAAGCGTAGCGGAACAGACACCGACCCTCGGGCTCCCAAGCCCGGTGCCGTGTCGCCAGAGCCTGCCTCGGCTCCGGCGCCGACGGTGTCGCGCGCGCCGCCCCCGCCGGCCGTTGCCTCGCCGCCGCTAGCCCCCTCGCGGCCCGCTCCGGCCATGGAGACCCGCCGCTCGGACAATTATTACGAGGTCAAGGCGACCATCTTCGGCGCGCTGATCGAGGCCATCGACCTCGCCCAGCTCGCCAAGCTCGATTCCGAGTCCGCGCGCGAGGAAATCCGCGACATCGTCAACGAGATCATCGCGATCAAGAACATCGTGATGTCGATCGCCGAGCAGGAAGAGCTGCTGGACGACATCTGCAACGACGTGCTCGGCTATGGCCCGCTGGAGCCGCTGCTCGCCCGCGACGACATCGCCGACATCATGGTGAACGGGGCTGGCACCGTTTTCATCGAAGTCAACGGCAAGATCCAAAAAACCGGGATTCGGTTCCGCGACAACCAGCAGCTTCTCAATATCTGCCAACGCATCGTCAGCCAGGTCGGCCGGCGCGTCGACGAATCCTCGCCGATCTGCGACGCACGCCTCGCCGATGGCTCCCGCGTCAACGCCATCGTGCCGCCGCTCGCGATCGACGGTCCTGCGCTCACCATCCGCAAATTCAAGAAGGACAAGCTGACGCTGGACCAGCTGGTCAAGTTCGGCGCGATCTCGCCAGAAGGCGCGGAAATCCTCCAGATCATCGGCCGCGTCCGATGCAACGTGCTGATCTCCGGCGGTACCGGCTCGGGCAAGACCACCCTGCTCAACTGTCTGACCAACTACATCGAGCACGACGAGCGCGTCATCACCTGCGAAGACGCGGCCGAACTCCAGCTCCAGCAGCCTCACGTGGTGCGGCTCGAAACCCGCCCGCCCAACATCGAGGGCGAAGGCCAGGTCACCATGCGCGAGCTGGTGCGAAACTGCCTGCGTATGCGTCCCGAACGCATCATCGTCGGCGAAGTCCGCGGACCCGAGGCCTTCGACCTGCTGCAGGCCATGAACACCGGCCACGACGGCTCGATGGGGACGCTGCACGCCAACAATCCCCGCGAAGCATTGTCGCGCTGCGAATCGATGATCACCATGGGCGGCTTTTCGCTGCCCTCGCGCACCATTCGCGAGATGATCTGCGCCTCGATCGACGTCATCGTCCAGGCCGCGCGCCTGCGCGATGGCTCGCGCCGCATCACCCACATCACCGAGGTGATGGGCATGGAGGGCGATACCATCATCACCCAGGACGTCTTCCTCTACGACCTGGTCGGCGAAGACGCCAACGGCAAGATCATCGGCAAGCACCGCTCCACCGGCATCGGCCGACCGAAATTCTGGGAACGGGCGCGCTATTACGGCGAAGAGAAACGCCTTGCCGCTGCGCTCGACGCCGCGGAAGTGGCACCGACGACGTGA
- a CDS encoding AAA family ATPase: MISYARQTQEEQPEAPSPVEEHIAPAPRVSVQAFCETVETAAAVQSAGEDRRLGKAHLKIQMGGMAAAIEAYRSAPTPNVIVLESDARNDLLTGLDQLATVCDAGTRVVVIGRINDVMLYRELVRRGVSDYVLGPVGAIDVVRSICNLFSAPEAKAVGRIVAVVGAKGGVGASTVSHNVAWAIARDLAMDAVVADLDLAFGTAGLDYNQDPPQGIADAVFSPDRVDTAFIDRLLSKCTDHLSLLAAPATLDRVYDFGTDAFDSVFDTLRATMPCIVLDIPHQWSGWTKRALIGADDILIVAAPDLANLRNTKNLFDLLKAARPNDRPPLYCLNQVGIPKRPEIAATEFAKAIESQPVVSIPFEPQIFGAAANNGQMIAEISANHKSIEMFLQIAQRLTGRSETKKQKSSLLSPLIDKLRGK, from the coding sequence ATGATCAGCTACGCGCGCCAGACTCAGGAAGAGCAGCCGGAGGCCCCGTCGCCGGTCGAGGAGCATATTGCGCCCGCGCCGCGTGTCTCGGTCCAGGCTTTCTGCGAAACCGTGGAGACCGCCGCCGCCGTGCAATCGGCCGGCGAGGATCGCCGTCTCGGCAAGGCTCATCTGAAGATCCAGATGGGCGGCATGGCGGCTGCAATCGAAGCCTATCGCTCGGCACCTACGCCGAACGTGATCGTGCTCGAGAGCGACGCCCGCAACGATTTGTTGACCGGGCTCGACCAGCTCGCCACGGTCTGTGATGCCGGCACCCGCGTGGTCGTGATCGGCCGCATCAACGACGTCATGCTCTATCGCGAACTGGTGCGCCGCGGCGTCAGCGACTACGTGCTCGGGCCGGTCGGCGCAATCGACGTCGTGCGCTCGATCTGCAATTTGTTCTCGGCGCCGGAAGCCAAGGCGGTCGGCCGTATCGTCGCCGTGGTCGGCGCCAAGGGCGGCGTCGGCGCCTCCACCGTTTCCCACAACGTCGCTTGGGCGATCGCGCGAGACCTCGCGATGGACGCAGTGGTCGCCGATCTCGACCTCGCCTTCGGCACCGCCGGGCTCGACTACAACCAGGACCCGCCGCAGGGCATCGCGGACGCTGTGTTCTCGCCCGATCGCGTCGACACTGCCTTCATTGACCGCCTGCTGTCGAAATGTACGGACCATCTCAGCTTGCTGGCGGCGCCGGCGACGCTCGACCGGGTCTATGATTTCGGTACCGACGCCTTCGACTCAGTATTCGACACGCTGCGCGCCACCATGCCCTGCATCGTGCTCGACATCCCGCATCAATGGTCGGGCTGGACCAAGCGCGCCCTGATCGGCGCCGACGACATTTTGATCGTGGCCGCCCCTGATCTCGCCAATCTGCGCAACACCAAGAACCTGTTCGATCTCCTGAAGGCCGCGCGCCCCAATGATCGGCCCCCGCTGTACTGCCTCAACCAGGTCGGCATTCCCAAGCGCCCGGAGATCGCCGCGACCGAATTCGCCAAGGCGATCGAGAGCCAGCCGGTCGTCTCGATCCCGTTCGAGCCGCAGATCTTCGGCGCGGCCGCCAACAACGGCCAGATGATCGCGGAGATCTCCGCCAACCACAAATCGATCGAGATGTTCCTCCAGATCGCCCAACGCCTGACCGGCCGCAGCGAGACGAAGAAACAAAAGTCGTCCTTGCTTTCACCGCTGATTGACAAGTTGCGGGGAAAATAG
- a CDS encoding CpaD family pilus assembly protein yields MTTTRPQTRHLAGVLVGIALALGGCQHDEVATASIPDDYKKRHPIAIEEQNRSIVVFVGHARGGLTAAQRADVMGLASTWLHEGTGAIHIDVPSGTPNARPVAESMHEIQAMLAAAGVPPRGIIARPYQPEDKRFLPPIRMTYSRIAAVAGPCGLWPEDLGPSIKNKSWFENKDYYNFGCAYQRNLAAMVDNPSDLEQPRPETPSYTARRITLFEKYRKGTPTAIIYPEAEKAKLSDTGK; encoded by the coding sequence ATGACCACAACACGACCCCAGACCCGCCACCTCGCCGGCGTGCTCGTCGGTATTGCGCTTGCGCTCGGTGGCTGCCAGCACGACGAGGTGGCCACCGCTTCCATTCCCGACGATTACAAGAAGCGTCACCCGATCGCGATCGAGGAACAGAACCGCTCGATCGTCGTGTTCGTCGGTCACGCCCGTGGCGGCTTGACCGCAGCCCAGCGCGCCGACGTGATGGGCTTGGCATCGACCTGGCTGCACGAGGGCACCGGCGCCATTCACATCGACGTGCCGTCTGGAACGCCGAATGCGCGTCCGGTCGCGGAATCGATGCATGAGATTCAGGCGATGCTGGCGGCGGCGGGCGTTCCCCCGCGCGGCATCATCGCCCGTCCCTACCAGCCGGAAGACAAACGTTTCCTGCCGCCGATCCGGATGACCTATTCTAGGATCGCCGCGGTCGCGGGCCCCTGCGGCCTGTGGCCGGAGGATCTCGGCCCTTCGATAAAGAACAAGAGCTGGTTCGAGAACAAGGACTACTACAATTTCGGTTGCGCCTATCAGCGCAACCTTGCGGCCATGGTCGACAATCCGTCGGACCTCGAGCAGCCGCGGCCTGAAACTCCGAGCTATACGGCGCGGCGCATCACCCTGTTCGAGAAATACCGCAAGGGGACGCCGACGGCGATCATCTATCCCGAGGCCGAAAAGGCCAAACTCAGCGACACCGGCAAATGA
- a CDS encoding type II and III secretion system protein family protein — MKCRADLATMRTSMVRALSFSAALALTLNPALTPVIAADYRPATPVTADGQMNARFLSLGVGKSIVIDLPRDIKDVLVADPKIANAVVRSSQRAYIIGASVGQTNIVFFDSAGQQIAAYDIAVKRDLNGVRAALKQILPNSDIQIDGLGDGVVLSGTAANPIEAQQANDLAARLAGGADKVVNSIVVRGRDQVMLKVTVAEVARNIVKQLGIDLTANLNYGTSVVSFSNSNPFTALGKNLVDGNSLTTKFGATPSVQATLRAMETAGVIRTLAEPNLTAISGESATFIAGGEFPVPAGYACDPTTHVCTTQISFKKFGISLNFTPVVLSEGKISLRVMTEVSELSNENAITLSQAVTSTSVNSLTVPSIKTRRAETSLEIPSGGAMAMAGLIQQQTKQAISGLPGLMQLPILGTLFRSRDFVNNTTELVVIVTPYIVRAVAQKDLSRPDDGFSAPADPQAELIGNINRIYGVPGKTEPARNYRGTYGFITD, encoded by the coding sequence ATGAAATGCAGGGCAGATCTGGCGACGATGCGGACCTCGATGGTTCGCGCCCTGTCGTTCTCGGCCGCTCTCGCGCTGACACTGAACCCCGCGCTGACGCCCGTGATTGCCGCAGATTACCGTCCCGCCACGCCGGTCACGGCCGACGGCCAGATGAATGCGCGCTTCCTCTCGCTCGGCGTCGGCAAGTCGATCGTGATCGACCTGCCGCGCGACATCAAGGACGTCCTCGTCGCCGATCCCAAGATCGCCAATGCGGTGGTCCGCTCGTCCCAGCGCGCCTACATCATCGGCGCCTCGGTCGGCCAGACCAACATCGTGTTCTTCGATTCCGCCGGCCAGCAGATCGCCGCCTATGACATCGCGGTCAAGCGCGACCTCAACGGCGTGCGCGCGGCGCTGAAGCAGATCCTGCCGAATTCCGACATCCAGATCGACGGTCTCGGCGACGGCGTCGTCCTGAGCGGCACGGCTGCCAATCCGATCGAAGCGCAGCAGGCCAACGATCTCGCAGCCCGCCTCGCCGGCGGCGCCGACAAGGTGGTGAACTCGATCGTGGTCCGCGGCCGCGACCAGGTCATGTTGAAGGTGACGGTCGCCGAAGTCGCGCGCAACATCGTCAAGCAGCTCGGCATCGACCTTACTGCAAATCTGAACTACGGCACGTCGGTGGTGAGCTTCAGCAACTCCAACCCGTTCACCGCCCTAGGCAAGAATCTCGTCGACGGCAACAGCCTGACTACGAAGTTCGGCGCCACTCCCTCGGTACAGGCGACCCTGCGTGCGATGGAGACAGCCGGCGTGATCCGAACGCTGGCCGAGCCGAACCTGACCGCGATCTCCGGTGAGTCCGCGACATTCATCGCCGGCGGCGAATTTCCGGTGCCGGCAGGCTATGCCTGCGATCCCACCACGCATGTCTGTACCACCCAGATCAGCTTCAAGAAGTTCGGTATCTCGCTCAACTTCACGCCCGTGGTGCTGAGCGAAGGCAAGATCAGCCTCCGCGTGATGACCGAGGTGTCGGAGCTATCGAACGAAAATGCGATCACGCTGTCGCAGGCCGTGACCTCGACATCGGTGAACTCGCTGACGGTGCCCTCGATCAAGACCCGCCGCGCCGAGACCTCGCTGGAAATTCCCTCCGGCGGCGCGATGGCGATGGCCGGCCTGATCCAGCAGCAGACCAAGCAGGCCATCAGCGGATTGCCAGGCCTGATGCAGCTCCCGATCCTCGGCACGCTGTTCCGCAGCCGCGACTTCGTCAACAACACGACCGAGCTCGTCGTCATCGTGACGCCCTACATCGTGCGCGCGGTGGCGCAAAAGGACCTGTCGCGGCCGGATGACGGTTTCTCGGCGCCCGCCGACCCGCAGGCCGAGCTGATCGGCAACATCAACCGCATCTACGGCGTGCCCGGCAAGACCGAGCCGGCACGCAACTACCGCGGCACTTACGGCTTCATCACCGACTAA
- the cpaB gene encoding Flp pilus assembly protein CpaB codes for MNRARIVVLTVAICAGGIAAYLASGSDSAPPPTAPVAQLPTTDVLVAKNDIGLGQTVKPEDVQWQTWPTATASSTFIRRSERPDGATQVTGSIARAPFIQGEPIRDQKLVKADGSGFMAAILPSGMRAISTEISPETGAGGFILPNDRVDVLLTRRLKNPDQSAGASDIVTSEIILANVRVLAIDQAPKEKDGQNSVVGKTVTLELNPAQTRQLSSSRQAGTLSLALRSIADVKMSEITLDESAQKSDGVSIIRYGIQSQATKAR; via the coding sequence ATGAATAGGGCACGCATAGTCGTCCTGACGGTCGCCATCTGCGCCGGCGGTATCGCCGCGTATCTGGCGAGCGGCTCGGACTCTGCGCCGCCTCCAACGGCTCCGGTCGCGCAGCTTCCCACCACCGACGTGCTGGTCGCCAAGAACGACATCGGCCTCGGGCAGACCGTGAAGCCGGAAGACGTGCAGTGGCAGACCTGGCCGACCGCGACGGCCAGCTCCACCTTCATCCGCCGCAGCGAGCGCCCCGATGGCGCAACCCAGGTCACCGGCTCGATTGCGCGCGCCCCCTTCATCCAGGGTGAGCCGATCCGCGACCAGAAGCTGGTCAAGGCCGATGGTTCCGGCTTCATGGCCGCCATTCTGCCGAGCGGCATGCGCGCCATCTCCACCGAAATCTCGCCGGAGACCGGCGCAGGCGGCTTCATCCTGCCGAACGATCGCGTCGATGTGCTGCTCACGCGCCGCCTCAAGAACCCGGACCAGAGCGCCGGCGCCTCCGATATCGTCACGTCCGAGATCATCCTGGCCAATGTCCGCGTGCTGGCCATCGACCAGGCGCCGAAGGAAAAGGACGGCCAGAACTCGGTGGTCGGCAAGACTGTAACCTTGGAACTCAATCCCGCACAAACCCGGCAGCTTTCCTCGTCCCGGCAGGCTGGAACGCTGTCGCTGGCGCTGCGCAGCATTGCCGACGTCAAAATGAGCGAGATCACGCTCGATGAATCCGCGCAGAAAAGCGACGGCGTTTCGATCATCCGGTACGGCATTCAGAGCCAGGCGACGAAGGCACGATGA
- a CDS encoding prepilin peptidase, translating to MILDLARLMLFPALMAFAAASDLFTMTISNRVSLALVAGFFVLAFAGGMAPYEVLSHVGAGTLLLVVAFTCFAMGWMGGGDAKIAASVALWFGFAQLMDFLLYASLFGGALTLLLLQFRQWPLPYGLAGQAWLARLHAKESGIPYGIALAIGALMIYPETDWVRAIDLAHLALR from the coding sequence ATGATCCTCGACCTCGCGCGCCTTATGCTCTTCCCGGCCCTGATGGCGTTCGCAGCCGCCAGCGATCTCTTCACGATGACGATCTCGAACCGCGTCTCGCTGGCACTGGTCGCGGGCTTCTTCGTGCTCGCCTTCGCCGGTGGCATGGCACCTTACGAGGTGTTGAGCCATGTCGGCGCCGGCACACTTCTCCTTGTCGTGGCGTTCACCTGCTTTGCGATGGGTTGGATGGGTGGCGGCGACGCCAAGATCGCAGCGTCCGTGGCGCTCTGGTTCGGCTTCGCGCAATTGATGGACTTTCTGCTCTACGCGTCGCTGTTCGGCGGAGCGCTGACGCTGCTCCTGCTCCAGTTCCGGCAATGGCCGTTGCCTTACGGACTTGCGGGCCAGGCCTGGCTGGCGCGGCTGCATGCCAAGGAGAGCGGCATTCCCTACGGCATCGCGCTCGCGATTGGCGCTCTGATGATCTACCCCGAGACCGACTGGGTGAGAGCGATCGACCTCGCTCACCTCGCATTACGCTGA
- a CDS encoding Flp family type IVb pilin: MKNLIARFAKDESGATAIEYGLIAAGIALAIITVVNNLGSTLNTKFGSISSSLK, from the coding sequence ATGAAGAACCTGATTGCGCGTTTCGCTAAGGATGAATCCGGCGCCACCGCCATCGAATACGGTCTGATCGCCGCCGGCATCGCGCTGGCCATCATCACCGTCGTCAACAACCTCGGCTCCACGCTGAACACCAAGTTCGGTTCGATCAGTTCCTCGCTGAAGTAA
- a CDS encoding sterol desaturase family protein, giving the protein MSSLPMQVALMLGETIEKVIPVTFMLAVVFTVLEHFWACNPGPSWWRKREIVTDICYWFFVPVFARTMRIGLLIVTAGIVFNIHGADELIAFYDNGHGPLSQLPLWVQGVLFLVLADFMLYWLHRLFHGGGFWKYHAIHHSSEEISWISAARFHPVNLMLGTIGVDVVLLMAGISPNVMIWVGPFTTFHSAFVHANLNWSFGPFRYVLATPVFHRWHHTSLEEGGDTNFAGTFPIWDVLFGTFRMPKSELPQDYGKDEATMPKEIAGQLAYPFRH; this is encoded by the coding sequence ATGTCGAGCCTGCCCATGCAAGTCGCCCTGATGCTCGGCGAAACCATCGAGAAGGTGATCCCCGTTACTTTCATGCTCGCGGTTGTGTTCACCGTGCTCGAACATTTCTGGGCCTGCAATCCCGGTCCTTCGTGGTGGCGCAAGCGGGAGATCGTGACCGACATCTGCTATTGGTTCTTCGTTCCGGTGTTCGCCCGCACCATGCGGATCGGACTGTTGATCGTCACCGCGGGCATCGTCTTCAACATCCATGGCGCTGACGAGTTGATCGCCTTCTACGACAATGGCCACGGCCCGCTGTCGCAACTGCCGCTTTGGGTGCAGGGCGTGCTGTTCCTGGTGCTGGCCGACTTCATGCTGTACTGGCTGCACCGGCTGTTTCACGGCGGCGGGTTCTGGAAATACCATGCGATCCATCACTCCTCCGAGGAGATCAGCTGGATTTCGGCGGCCCGCTTCCACCCGGTCAATCTGATGCTCGGCACGATCGGCGTCGACGTCGTGCTGTTGATGGCCGGCATTTCGCCGAACGTGATGATCTGGGTCGGCCCGTTCACGACCTTCCACTCGGCGTTCGTGCACGCCAACTTGAACTGGAGCTTCGGGCCTTTCCGATATGTACTGGCGACGCCGGTGTTCCACCGCTGGCACCACACCTCGCTCGAAGAAGGCGGCGACACCAATTTCGCCGGCACCTTCCCGATCTGGGACGTGCTGTTCGGGACCTTCCGCATGCCGAAGAGTGAACTGCCGCAGGATTACGGCAAGGACGAAGCGACCATGCCGAAGGAGATCGCGGGCCAACTCGCCTATCCGTTCCGCCACTAA
- a CDS encoding pilus assembly protein N-terminal domain-containing protein has translation MRKEFLRRHARVCLVAAAAVLASPSIGLAEPTVDTIAVNVDQAKLVRLPGKVATIVVGNPMIADVTLQPGGMIVVTGKGYGATNFIALDRGGEILVDRQIQVEGPSDRLVTVYRGVERESYSCMPLCQRRVTLGDSEGYFNATMGQAGSLSSNASGNGNGGAAAKTN, from the coding sequence ATGCGTAAAGAGTTTCTGCGCCGTCATGCGCGCGTCTGTCTCGTGGCTGCGGCTGCCGTGCTGGCTTCGCCATCTATTGGCCTCGCCGAGCCGACCGTCGATACCATCGCGGTCAATGTCGACCAGGCCAAGCTCGTGCGGCTGCCCGGCAAGGTGGCGACGATCGTGGTCGGCAATCCCATGATCGCCGACGTCACGCTCCAGCCCGGCGGGATGATCGTCGTGACCGGCAAAGGCTACGGCGCCACCAACTTCATCGCGCTCGACCGCGGCGGTGAAATCCTGGTCGATCGGCAGATCCAGGTCGAAGGCCCGAGCGACCGGCTGGTCACTGTCTATCGCGGGGTCGAGCGGGAGTCCTATAGCTGCATGCCGCTCTGCCAGCGCCGCGTCACGCTCGGCGACAGCGAGGGCTACTTCAACGCCACGATGGGGCAGGCCGGTTCGCTGAGCAGCAACGCCAGCGGCAACGGCAATGGCGGCGCTGCCGCCAAGACGAACTAG